The genomic interval ATAGATGAAGAAGTTGTCGTGCATAATATTGAACTTTTTGAGTTGGAACACTATCTGGTGAAACAGCTGGATAAGATTCTTGCGCGTATTCAATGATTAACTTCGCCTTCTCCATAGCTCGATTTTCTGATATCTTCTTATGCGTAGTTTTCATCAATAAATTTTTAATCTTGGTTCTACTTGTCTGTAATACTAATTCAGGATGTGGAAATAACTCTATTAGTGTTAAAGCATAAGGTGTTACTCTACTGGAAAAGAATCGTTCAAGCTCCGGAAAGCTTACTTGAAGTGCATGGTGCAAGTACATCCGAGTATGTTTTATTTGTCCTTCTATTTCTTGATAAAAGCGCGAAAGATCACGAAGTTCTGTATAAATTTCAGGTTGTTGTACTTTTTCTGATCGATCCACAAATGGATGAATTTGTGCTAATTTATGGGCATCATGTTTGTCTGTTTTCCAGCTTCTGAGTGTTCCCTGTTCTAGTTGTTTCTTGGCTTCCAGAGGATTTAATAAGAAATAGGTTAAATTGTTTTTCTGACAAAAGGTCTCCACTGGCTTCGAATATATACCAGTTGATTCGAAAACAATTTTAGGTTCTTCTGGAAGGCTATGAATCTCTTCCAGTAATGCTTGAAACCCAAACTTATTGTGAAGTATTTCCCCTTCTGAAAGACATGTTTGACCGTCATATAAGACTTTGTAACTTTTCCCCATAGAAATATCTAAAGCAATAATTAATTCCAATGTTTTTCCTCTCTCTTCTTTATCATTTTGAAAGATCTTCACTTATTCATTTCGATTCCAATTTCCTATACACGAGCTCTTTGGCCCCAACATACTTAAAGCTGATTCAAAAATGAAAGCGAAGAAGCTCCGTTTATCATTCGGATTCGAGATCCCTGAGGCTGGTCGAGCTTTCTTTCACTTCTCACTATAACTTAAAAAAGAAAAATAGTGGGCAAAGTCATCCGTCGATGACCTTACCCACTAATCTTAGTATGTTTACTAATTCAGCTGGTGTCAGTTTTACAGTCATACCCCGCAAGCCTTTAACCTTTAACCTTATCCAACCAGAAAAATTTTGTCCCAAGTCAGCTACATAAACACTTGATTTTATTTTTTTTATTTCAATTGGGCTAAACGTTTTCATTATTTTTAATGGCGGCGTTTTCTGCGCTCTTAATTTCCCCTTTGGAGATATCGCCTTCAAAGCTGGTTGCCAAAGACTATTTACAGAGAAATTAGCGGTATCCCAACCAAGCTGCTCTAAACGTGCATCATAGTCTTCTCCTCCATAAATACAGGAAAAAGTAGTAGGACCGAGAGAAGATAGCCAATCGGTATTACTGGTAATAACGGATTTTGTATCGTCTTCATATTGAATCTCCAATTGTGCAATAAAAGTTGGCTCACCGAAGGATCCTTTGTATTTTACATATCTTCCACCAGTAACATTATAGAATCCGTTACCAAGAATAACACCAATAGCATTAGTAGAAACCGATAAATAGTTAGTTACATCGTAAACAGAATAAAGGCATGTTTTATTATAATTAGTCCAGCCTGGCTCTAAAACTCTATTTTCAACTTTGGAGCCATTTAGTCGCAATTCATAGTGACCGAGACCAGAAATATAAATTCTTGCCTGTTTTATTTGCTTTTCAATGTTAAATTCGTACCTAAATAGAGGGATAGGCTGAAGCTCATTACCGTCCTCTGTAATGTGTTTTGAAATCCATTCAGCTGACCAATCGCTTTGTTGTAATAATCCCATCTCCCACCAAGTAATTTGGCTTTCCATCATTTTTTTGTTTTGGTCCCAGGCTTGTATTTTACAAAAATATCGTTTGCGAGATTCAAGTGTTTCCCCTTGAAACAGTACATTAATATTTCTTCTACTTTTTACGATACCGCTGTCCCAAATGGTACCCAAATCTTCTTCTAATGATTGTTCTTTGTCTGAAACAATGATGCGGTATGCGGTTTGAAAGTTTCCACGGTCCTTTGATTCTGTAAAGGACCAAGAGAAAGCAGGCTGTTCACAGTCTATTCCTAATGGACAAGATTGATTTTCAATTAAAACTGTCTGTATTTGCACCTCTATAACCCCTTTCCAAAAAGATTAGGCACTTTGTATTATCATAACAGGAGTGAAAAGCAAAATATTATACTTTATTTTAAGAAAAAAGTATTCATTCTTAAGATAACGGGAATTGCTTTTATCTTTGCTTAATATTAAGAGTTTTGATTAAAAATCATCGCTATTCTTGCAATGATTTGAAGGAATAAAATAAAAGGAGAAATAAATAGTTCTTTATGTAAGCGGTTAATAATTAGGGAACCCTAATAATAAAAGGAGTGAAATATATGAGCTTGGAGCATATTCGAAATAGCTTTATCAAGATTGATCATCGTTTTGGTCCCGTACCCTTTTGGTGGTGGAGTGCTGAAGAAATAACAGCTGAGAGGGTTCGTTGGCAATTGCAAAAGTTTCATAGTGGGGGCTTGCGGAATATAGGCATTATGAATATTGCACCGACGGGACCGCAATATGGGAGTGTAAGTGATAACCCGGCATATTTTTCTGAACAATGGTGGAGTATGTTTGAAGTAGCCATAAGAGAAGCGGAAAGATTAGGAATGAGAATCTTTTTTTATGATCAAATTGGATTCTCTGGATCCAATTTACCAGCAAGAATTGTTACGGAGCATCCTGAATATTCAGGGTGGGTTTTAAGACGTTTTTTACATGGAGAAGAAATTCCAGAAAAATCAAAGGTTTTATTAGAAAATGATGAATATATATATGCTGCTGTTGTTCAAGGCTTTAACTGGCTTAATCGTGACGCCACTGCTATGCTAATTGATCGTGTCCATGGAGAGTTTGAACGTCGTTTTCCAAATGATCTTGGAAAAACAATTGGTGGAACTTTTCAGGATGAATTGCCACCTTTGCCATTATGGACACCAGAAATGCCAGAGTTATATTTTAATAGGTATAAAGAGAATTTGATTCCTCAACTGCCATCTTTATTTGATGAACTGCCAGAATCGGCAGAAGTTCGAAGACGAGTCTATAAATTAGCAGCTGGTTTAGCTGAAAAGTCTTTTTTTATTCCGTTATCGGAATGGCATAAAAAATATGACCTTCTCTTATGCTGTGACCAAGCTGGTCCTGCCAGGAGAGCAGATGTACATGGTGCCCAGCGGCTTTATTTAGATTATTTTCGAACACATCGCTGGTATAGTGCTGCAGGTTCGGATATGGAAGGGAATGCAAAAGTTCACTCTTCTATGGCACATTTACATGGCGGAAAAAGAGTTTTTCTAGAATCCTTTCATACAAGTGGT from Niallia sp. FSL W8-0635 carries:
- a CDS encoding IS110 family transposase, with the protein product MKIFQNDKEERGKTLELIIALDISMGKSYKVLYDGQTCLSEGEILHNKFGFQALLEEIHSLPEEPKIVFESTGIYSKPVETFCQKNNLTYFLLNPLEAKKQLEQGTLRSWKTDKHDAHKLAQIHPFVDRSEKVQQPEIYTELRDLSRFYQEIEGQIKHTRMYLHHALQVSFPELERFFSSRVTPYALTLIELFPHPELVLQTSRTKIKNLLMKTTHKKISENRAMEKAKLIIEYAQESYPAVSPDSVPTQKVQYYARQLLHLLEEKKMVSEQLIVKARQLSEFQLLTSFPGIGEISAALLIGEIGDLSRFSNHKKVNAFIGIDIRRYQSGKYAGQDHINKRGNPKGRKVLYLIVKNMIRQQKAAPNHIVDYYYKLKKQPQAKKDRVATVACMNKLLKCIYSMVRNNTKYEYSYTVSKDQ
- a CDS encoding family 78 glycoside hydrolase catalytic domain; its protein translation is MQIQTVLIENQSCPLGIDCEQPAFSWSFTESKDRGNFQTAYRIIVSDKEQSLEEDLGTIWDSGIVKSRRNINVLFQGETLESRKRYFCKIQAWDQNKKMMESQITWWEMGLLQQSDWSAEWISKHITEDGNELQPIPLFRYEFNIEKQIKQARIYISGLGHYELRLNGSKVENRVLEPGWTNYNKTCLYSVYDVTNYLSVSTNAIGVILGNGFYNVTGGRYVKYKGSFGEPTFIAQLEIQYEDDTKSVITSNTDWLSSLGPTTFSCIYGGEDYDARLEQLGWDTANFSVNSLWQPALKAISPKGKLRAQKTPPLKIMKTFSPIEIKKIKSSVYVADLGQNFSGWIRLKVKGLRGMTVKLTPAELVNILRLVGKVIDG